In the Athene noctua chromosome 21, bAthNoc1.hap1.1, whole genome shotgun sequence genome, one interval contains:
- the LOC141968920 gene encoding lipase member M-like — MKWLFMSIAYLMCISAKSDASPEVSMDVGEIVRYHGYPYEEHEVVTDDGYYLTMQRIPRGRDSPGSMTTSHEAEAQGSSLFCLPPKPAVLLQHGLALEGSNWVTNLPNSSLGFILADAGYDVWIGNSRGNSWSRKHKEFEFHHQQYSSYSFHEMAMYDLPAMINYILQKTGQEQLYFVAYSQGTTTGFIAFSSIPELDRKIKMFFALAPITTSSNMKSPLVRVFDLPEGMIKLILGRTVVFDKSEILKQVISSLCSYSIFKSLCSLVLYLPGGFTNSLNMSRLDVYLSHYPDSTSLKNMLHWRQIYQTGEFKYYDYGSDNMLHYNQTTPPFYELENMKAPLAAWYGGRDWLSVPEDVNITLPRITNVVHKKYIPEFVHFDFLWSMQAYEKVYKEILELMEKNA; from the exons ATGAAGTGGCTGTTTATGAGCATTGCTTATTTAATGTGCATCAGTGCAAAgtcagatgcgagccccgaggtGTCCATGGATGTT GGGGAAATTGTCCGCTACCATGGGTACCCCTACGAGGAGCACGAAGTTGTGACAGATGACGGCTATTACCTCACCATGCAGAGGATTCCTCGCGGCAGAGACAGCCCGGGAAGCATGACCACCTCCCATGAAGCAGAGGCACAGGGCTCCAGCCTGTTCTGTCTCC ctCCAAAGCCTGCAGTCCTCCTACAGCATGGCCTGGCATTGGAGGGAAGTAACTGGGTAACCAACTTGCCCAACAGCAGCCTGGGCTTCATCCTCGCTGATGCTGGCTACGATGTCTGGATTGGAAACAGCCGGGGGAACAGCTGGTCGCGAAAGCACAAAGAGTTTGAGTTTCACCACCAGCAATACTCATCTTACAG CTTTCATGAGATGGCCATGTATGACCTTCCAGCGATGATCAACTATATTCTGCAGAAAACTGGACAGGAGCAGTTATACTTTGTGGCTTACTCTCAAGGCACTACCACAG GATTCATTGCATTTTCATCCATTCCTGAGCTGGATCGCAAAATCAAGATGTTTTTTGCCTTGGCTCCTATCACCACAAGTTCAAATATGAAGTCACCCTTAGTAAGGGTGTTTGACCTTCCTGAGGGGATGATTAAG CTCATTTTAGGACGCACGGTGGTCTTTGATAAGAGTGAGATCTTGAAGCAAGTGATTTCCAGTCTGTGCAGCTACTCCATCTTTAAAAGCCTTTGCTCCTTGGTCCTTTACTTGCCTGGTGGGTTTACCAACAGCTTAAATATG AGCCGCTTAGATGTCTACCTGTCCCACTACCCTGACTCAACATCCCTCAAAAACATGTTACATTGGCGCCAG ATCTATCAAACAGGGGAATTCAAATATTATGATTATGGGAGTGACAACATGCTTCATTACAACCAG ACCACACCTCCTTTCTATGAGCTGGAAAATATGAAAGCCCCACTTGCTGCATGGTATGGTGGCAGGGACTGGCTTTCAGTCCCCGAAGATGTAAATATCACACTGCCTCGTATAACCAATGTTGTACACAAAAAGTATATTCCTGAATTCGtccattttgattttctttggaGTATGCAAGCGTACGAAAAAGTGTACAAAGAAATTCTTGAACTGATGGAGAAGAACGCCTAG